A region from the Bacteroidota bacterium genome encodes:
- a CDS encoding leucyl aminopeptidase encodes MLIDGNVKISSLGLSAIDAKTAETFFTQKVGNIFQRQAEGKSLSIVKADTTKTDFKVSEEVRKAANSINKNLNGVKAKEASFYNATKKPELTAAFAEGMALSNYEFLKYKTKDKNEKTLASLQVDARSSDKKTLEEISKISVANFFSRDLINEPLSYLTAAKLSEEIKKAGKQYGFSVEVFDKKKIQSLKMGGLLAVNKGSVDPPTFTILEYKPAKKNNKKPIVLVGKGVVYDTGGLSLKPTPNSMDMMKCDMSGGAAVAGIFIAVAQLKLPIHLVGLIPATDNRPGGNAYVPGDVVTMMSGLNVEMLNADAEGRMILADALHYAKKYKPELVFDFATLTGAAKAATGGVGTPFMGTASDNVKKKLVHSGEQTYERLIEFPLWDEYGEMIKSDVADIKNIGGSEAGAITAGKFLEHFTDYPWLHFDIAGTAYLMQESSYRGKYGTGVGVRLITDFLKNY; translated from the coding sequence ATGTTGATAGATGGAAATGTAAAGATTTCTTCTTTGGGGCTGTCGGCTATTGATGCCAAGACCGCCGAAACATTTTTCACTCAAAAGGTAGGAAATATATTCCAAAGACAAGCCGAAGGGAAAAGTCTGAGTATTGTTAAAGCCGATACCACCAAAACAGATTTCAAAGTATCAGAGGAAGTAAGAAAGGCCGCCAACAGCATCAATAAGAATCTGAACGGGGTCAAGGCAAAAGAGGCCTCATTTTACAATGCCACAAAGAAACCTGAGTTGACGGCTGCTTTTGCCGAAGGGATGGCTTTGAGTAACTATGAGTTTTTGAAATACAAGACCAAGGATAAAAACGAAAAAACACTGGCATCACTTCAGGTAGATGCCAGATCGTCCGATAAGAAAACATTGGAAGAGATCAGTAAAATATCGGTGGCTAATTTTTTCTCTCGTGATTTGATTAACGAACCACTCTCTTATCTCACCGCTGCGAAACTCAGTGAGGAAATTAAAAAGGCAGGAAAGCAATATGGATTTTCTGTCGAGGTGTTTGATAAAAAGAAAATCCAATCGTTGAAAATGGGTGGCTTGCTTGCCGTCAATAAAGGAAGTGTGGATCCGCCCACCTTCACCATTTTAGAATACAAACCTGCGAAGAAAAATAATAAGAAACCCATTGTGTTGGTAGGCAAAGGGGTGGTGTACGATACCGGAGGCTTAAGCCTGAAACCCACGCCCAACTCTATGGACATGATGAAGTGTGATATGAGCGGAGGCGCAGCAGTAGCAGGTATTTTTATTGCAGTGGCACAATTGAAATTACCGATTCATCTAGTCGGATTAATACCGGCAACGGATAATCGCCCCGGAGGAAATGCTTATGTGCCCGGCGATGTAGTCACGATGATGAGCGGGCTGAATGTTGAAATGCTCAATGCGGATGCGGAGGGCAGAATGATTCTGGCAGATGCCTTGCATTATGCAAAAAAATATAAACCGGAATTGGTTTTTGATTTTGCTACGCTCACCGGTGCGGCCAAAGCAGCAACCGGTGGTGTAGGAACGCCTTTTATGGGTACTGCTTCGGACAATGTGAAAAAGAAATTGGTTCACAGTGGAGAGCAAACCTACGAGCGGCTCATAGAGTTTCCACTTTGGGACGAATATGGGGAGATGATTAAAAGTGATGTGGCGGATATAAAAAACATTGGCGGCTCAGAAGCGGGAGCCATCACTGCAGGAAAATTTCTGGAGCATTTTACAGATTATCCTTGGTTGCATTTTGACATTGCAGGCACCGCCTATCTGATGCAGGAAAGCAGCTATCGGGGGAAATACGGAACCGGTGTAGGTGTTCGGCTGATTACAGACTTTTTGAAAAATTATTAG
- a CDS encoding enoyl-CoA hydratase/isomerase family protein, giving the protein MESAATEKKEVSVITAKSRKIKTVAVLGAGVMGSRIALHFANIGLKVFLLDIVTPKLSEEDAKKPALRNKKVNDELLFAIKSNPSPVYDKAFASRITTGNLDDNLSWIKNADWVIEVVVENLDIKKSLFEKVEQHRKPGTLITSNTSGIPIHLMTEGRSEDFKAHFCGTHFFNPPRYLRLLEIIPTKETHCEVIDFLMHYGDLFLGKQTVLCKDTPAFIANRVGVFSICTIFKLQQEMDLTIDEIDALTGTFIGKPKSATFRTTDVVGLDTMIKVAKGAYDNLPNDERRDIFKVPDFINKMVENNWIGDKSGQGFFKKIKDASGKKSFSTLNVKTLEYEPSNRKPNLPVLAAGKLIDNLKDRLKLIVRSSDKGAKFLNTLTFYINEYVSKRIPEIADELYKIDDAMRAGFGWSLGPFEQWDVVGVPKTVEVMKAAGFNVAPWIDEMLASGKDTFYKVENGIRKFYDVASKSYKSIPGRDAFIILSDIAASNTPVWQSAACRLDDLGDGVLNLSWNTKMNTLGGEVIEGVNKAIDIAEEKGWKGLVLGHEGENFSAGANLALIFMMAIDQDYDELDFAIRAFQNTTMRTRYSAIPVVIAPHHMTLGGGCEFTMHCDSAVVLAETYIGLVEVGVGLLPGGGGTKEMALRASDAYYNGDPMIPQLAEKFQAIATAKVATSGFEAFNIGVLDKKKDLVVLNQDRLIAAAKERALELFEQGYVQKSQRTDITVLGKTGLGALYAGIAAFNIGGYASEHDMKIAKKIAYVLCGGDLSSISKVSEQYLLDLEREAFLSLCAEKKTLERIQSILTSGKPLRN; this is encoded by the coding sequence ATGGAAAGTGCAGCTACAGAGAAAAAGGAGGTCAGTGTCATCACGGCCAAATCAAGAAAGATTAAAACCGTTGCCGTTTTAGGAGCCGGTGTGATGGGTTCGCGCATAGCCCTACATTTTGCAAATATTGGTTTGAAAGTTTTTTTGCTTGACATTGTCACTCCAAAGTTGAGTGAAGAAGATGCGAAAAAACCAGCCCTGCGAAATAAAAAGGTAAATGATGAGTTGTTGTTTGCTATTAAGAGTAATCCATCTCCGGTATATGACAAAGCATTTGCTTCGCGAATTACCACCGGTAATCTTGACGACAATCTTTCCTGGATAAAAAATGCAGATTGGGTGATTGAAGTGGTCGTCGAAAATCTCGACATCAAAAAGTCATTGTTTGAAAAAGTAGAGCAGCACCGTAAGCCGGGAACGCTCATTACCTCTAATACTTCCGGCATCCCTATTCATCTGATGACCGAAGGAAGAAGCGAAGATTTCAAGGCGCACTTCTGCGGCACTCACTTTTTCAATCCTCCGCGTTATCTGCGTTTGCTCGAGATCATTCCCACCAAAGAAACGCACTGCGAGGTGATTGATTTTCTGATGCACTATGGCGATTTGTTTTTGGGAAAGCAAACTGTTTTGTGTAAAGACACTCCGGCTTTCATCGCCAACCGGGTGGGTGTGTTCAGCATCTGCACGATTTTCAAATTGCAGCAGGAAATGGATTTGACCATTGATGAAATTGATGCACTGACCGGAACTTTTATTGGCAAACCAAAATCAGCTACGTTTAGAACGACTGACGTAGTGGGGTTGGATACGATGATAAAAGTAGCGAAAGGGGCTTATGATAATTTGCCCAATGATGAGCGACGGGATATTTTCAAAGTGCCAGACTTCATCAATAAGATGGTGGAGAACAATTGGATTGGCGACAAATCGGGTCAAGGATTCTTTAAGAAAATAAAAGATGCCTCCGGAAAAAAATCGTTCAGTACACTCAATGTGAAAACACTGGAGTACGAACCTTCAAATCGCAAACCAAATCTTCCGGTGTTGGCTGCTGGAAAACTGATAGATAATCTGAAAGATCGCTTGAAGTTGATTGTGAGAAGTTCAGATAAGGGTGCAAAATTTCTGAACACTCTGACTTTCTATATCAACGAATATGTCAGCAAGCGGATTCCTGAAATTGCTGATGAATTGTATAAGATTGATGATGCTATGCGCGCCGGGTTCGGCTGGTCGCTCGGCCCTTTCGAACAATGGGATGTGGTGGGTGTACCGAAAACTGTAGAGGTGATGAAAGCCGCAGGATTCAATGTAGCGCCTTGGATAGACGAAATGTTGGCTTCGGGTAAAGACACTTTTTATAAAGTAGAAAATGGAATTCGAAAGTTTTATGACGTAGCGAGCAAATCCTATAAATCTATTCCTGGTCGCGACGCATTCATCATTCTTTCCGACATTGCTGCTTCTAACACACCGGTTTGGCAGTCTGCTGCTTGCCGGTTGGATGATCTTGGCGATGGCGTATTGAATCTATCTTGGAACACCAAGATGAATACGTTGGGTGGTGAAGTGATTGAAGGAGTGAACAAGGCTATTGATATAGCAGAAGAAAAAGGATGGAAAGGTTTGGTATTGGGGCATGAAGGAGAAAACTTTAGCGCCGGCGCCAATCTTGCCTTAATCTTTATGATGGCTATTGATCAGGATTATGATGAATTAGATTTTGCTATCCGTGCCTTTCAGAATACCACTATGCGTACTCGCTATTCAGCGATTCCGGTAGTGATTGCGCCGCACCACATGACGCTGGGCGGTGGCTGCGAATTCACCATGCACTGCGATTCAGCGGTAGTATTAGCCGAAACATATATTGGGCTGGTTGAAGTAGGAGTAGGTCTGCTTCCCGGTGGTGGCGGTACGAAGGAAATGGCTCTGCGTGCCAGTGATGCTTATTATAATGGCGATCCGATGATTCCGCAATTAGCAGAGAAATTTCAGGCAATTGCCACAGCCAAAGTAGCGACATCCGGTTTTGAAGCGTTTAATATTGGGGTGTTGGACAAGAAAAAAGATTTAGTGGTTTTGAATCAGGATCGTTTGATTGCTGCTGCAAAAGAAAGAGCTTTGGAATTGTTTGAGCAGGGATATGTGCAGAAAAGTCAAAGAACGGACATCACTGTTTTGGGGAAGACAGGTCTCGGAGCTTTATATGCGGGAATTGCCGCGTTCAACATTGGTGGTTATGCCAGCGAACATGATATGAAGATTGCGAAGAAAATTGCCTACGTGCTTTGCGGTGGTGACCTTTCTTCCATAAGTAAAGTAAGCGAGCAGTATCTGCTTGATTTGGAAAGAGAAGCATTCTTGTCGCTTTGTGCTGAAAAGAAAACTTTAGAAAGAATTCAATCTATATTAACCAGTGGAAAACCTTTAAGAAATTAA
- a CDS encoding PKD domain-containing protein: MSLSQAVSYAANANFGSGDFTLAGSYVVYKGSGSSVTVTGLSIGTEYTYSIYAYNSTTDCYKLVSPIGASFTTLNVPMVVLSSTTTQLVTANVTQNSPNNQIIGLQVVASGGTNPALDFTSITFNTSGSTSPGSDIVSAKIYYTGNSSTFTTTTQFGSTVVGPNGSHVVNDLITLLPGTNYFWVAYDIAPAATIGNFVDAQCTSFTAGSPLTPSVTNPAGSREIGLIVYCIPAPGGSACDIFSNADVVTVSLSINGTGSTFNFTGDTCLGGAPNNYQINSYTGNLVIGNTYNITHVKDGGTFGCRRIVWIDLNNDGDFTDTYLGQSEKVMDVTSTNVSETGSNFVIPVGIVAGIHRMRVWSGYTGSFVPSDINTVTTGCESLNSGTNIGDVRDFNIDLTCPVPTISGLSSTAVCASASPQSIDLSYTGVTNAPTQYSITWNAAAITAGLVSVGFSALPASPISVSVPAALVANTYSGTLVVRNVCGSVSLGDPISITINSIPTQPASAGNVGICEDIPNGVLTATSVGNSIDWFNNPTGGSSINTGTTLTTGTAGTYYTQATTLATGCVNLTRTPITLTINPLPAAFNVTGGACTPAVMGLDGSEVGVNYQLIRTDTFNVVSNVGSIYAGTGSPLYMGYQNVAGTYQVIATSVVGGCTKMMTGVSTVGICISEWGGFTSDDWFTNTNWLPPAVPNICGATIVIYANRAPFPVIRTGPNTSDVQVGNMYIEGGATVTVNSGRTLSVCGDWNTFNAYTTDTVSEVKGAGKVIMNGGFTQGFTGISRFKLLELDNILGAAIGANAVASVETGLHLILGDFNTTAGTLHLLSKSATHSAYLDNFTPGFAGTLTGNIYMDRFMPIRGFNQHYMSSPVNAPTLKQLGASGPDGIFVQPDAYCDETKSAYHSPYGTVFSYDDTYMGAGQCKLGNWQIKSQGTMDNGRGYSSYQQGDTVRSLIGVPNTGDLAVSGLNNKGTVSVPTLQSIMNPIESGWNLVGNPYPSAIDLTTPRAGFSDQVQVWMTSGIYSGSWQQYRIGIDPHIYIAPFQAFMVLNTSAGNNGSFDFFQSERVRTNAGIQFFRTSIENSLVLEVDYNGVKDITTVEFNPEATEGFDARFDASKPGGQSGRPTLFTHMNANRGYAINSLPSLHQATTVPMGLRPEANGMMKIAALGIQSFDPTSYIFLEDKQTGVWHNMRDGDYTFATKTTDNQDRFVLHFTPPAQILVSDATCSGSGMIQIEQPGSSNWNYSLSDVNGTVVSAGTLNASSPVNMAANAGVYSLTLRDNNGYTVMKNIQVSGEQSIVAAFAASNYIAKTQEDISFTSHNADAVTVEWNFGDGTTANTTGATHRYTSEGVYTVSLTVINEAGCKSVTTQTVTITSREATGLTTIQSNKLPIWSADNRVFIDFGGQTKVEAEIELYNIIGQLISSKKFGRSTIYSKEIPNLEAAYMIVKVKNDGITTTKRVFIGNVK, translated from the coding sequence ATGAGCCTTTCGCAGGCTGTCAGCTATGCAGCCAATGCGAATTTTGGTTCCGGCGACTTCACTTTAGCAGGCTCTTATGTGGTTTATAAAGGGTCCGGAAGTTCTGTTACTGTTACGGGTCTTTCCATTGGCACCGAATATACTTATAGTATTTACGCCTATAATTCAACAACTGATTGCTATAAATTGGTGTCACCAATCGGGGCATCGTTTACTACCTTGAACGTACCTATGGTTGTTCTTTCGAGCACTACGACGCAGTTGGTAACTGCCAATGTCACCCAGAACTCGCCAAATAATCAGATTATTGGCTTACAAGTGGTAGCATCAGGCGGCACAAACCCTGCTCTGGACTTTACCTCTATTACTTTTAATACATCAGGATCTACCTCTCCGGGTAGTGATATTGTATCAGCAAAAATATACTACACCGGAAATAGTTCTACGTTTACAACAACTACTCAGTTTGGTAGCACAGTTGTTGGGCCTAATGGGTCTCATGTAGTCAATGACTTGATTACCCTGCTACCGGGGACTAATTATTTCTGGGTGGCCTATGATATAGCGCCGGCGGCAACAATAGGTAACTTTGTGGATGCACAATGCACCTCCTTTACGGCAGGCTCTCCACTGACCCCTTCTGTTACTAATCCGGCTGGATCTCGTGAGATTGGGCTAATCGTTTATTGTATCCCCGCTCCCGGAGGATCAGCCTGTGATATATTTAGTAATGCTGATGTTGTTACTGTCTCACTGTCTATCAACGGTACTGGCTCCACATTTAATTTTACAGGCGATACCTGTTTGGGAGGTGCTCCAAATAATTATCAAATAAATTCTTACACTGGTAATTTGGTGATTGGCAATACCTATAACATCACGCATGTGAAAGACGGAGGCACTTTTGGCTGTCGCCGTATTGTTTGGATAGATCTGAATAACGATGGTGACTTTACGGATACTTATCTTGGCCAGAGTGAAAAAGTCATGGATGTAACCTCAACCAACGTGAGTGAAACGGGATCTAATTTTGTGATTCCTGTCGGTATCGTTGCTGGCATTCACCGCATGAGAGTTTGGTCTGGTTATACCGGATCATTTGTTCCTTCTGACATTAATACGGTAACCACCGGTTGTGAGTCGCTTAATTCTGGAACAAATATTGGTGATGTTCGCGATTTTAATATAGATCTTACTTGTCCTGTTCCAACTATCAGCGGCTTATCGTCCACGGCAGTATGTGCCTCGGCGAGCCCACAATCTATTGACCTTTCTTATACCGGTGTGACCAATGCACCAACTCAATACAGTATTACTTGGAACGCAGCGGCTATTACCGCCGGATTAGTGAGCGTAGGGTTCTCGGCTTTACCAGCCAGTCCTATATCTGTTTCAGTTCCTGCGGCATTGGTGGCTAATACCTATTCCGGTACTTTGGTGGTTAGAAATGTTTGCGGAAGCGTTAGCTTGGGTGACCCGATAAGCATCACGATTAACTCCATACCTACCCAGCCTGCGAGTGCAGGTAATGTAGGCATCTGTGAAGACATACCTAATGGGGTGCTCACCGCTACCAGTGTAGGCAACTCAATAGATTGGTTTAATAATCCTACCGGAGGCAGTTCTATCAATACCGGAACTACCTTGACTACAGGTACTGCGGGAACTTATTATACCCAGGCTACTACTTTGGCCACAGGATGTGTGAACTTGACAAGAACACCTATTACTTTAACAATTAATCCACTTCCGGCTGCCTTTAACGTGACCGGAGGAGCTTGTACGCCAGCCGTCATGGGCTTGGACGGCTCTGAAGTGGGGGTTAATTATCAGTTGATTCGTACGGATACATTCAATGTGGTATCCAATGTTGGTTCTATATATGCCGGCACAGGAAGTCCTCTTTATATGGGCTATCAGAATGTAGCAGGTACTTATCAGGTAATAGCAACCAGTGTGGTCGGAGGATGTACTAAGATGATGACTGGTGTGTCCACCGTTGGAATTTGTATTAGTGAGTGGGGAGGATTTACAAGCGATGATTGGTTTACTAATACCAACTGGCTTCCACCTGCTGTACCTAATATCTGTGGTGCCACTATTGTAATCTATGCTAACAGAGCTCCTTTCCCGGTCATTAGAACCGGACCAAACACATCCGATGTACAAGTGGGTAACATGTATATTGAAGGTGGTGCTACTGTTACAGTGAATAGTGGTCGCACCCTGTCTGTGTGCGGAGATTGGAACACTTTTAATGCTTATACTACCGATACCGTTTCTGAAGTGAAGGGAGCAGGAAAAGTAATTATGAATGGTGGATTTACTCAAGGATTTACAGGAATATCCAGATTTAAGTTGCTTGAACTGGACAATATCTTGGGTGCTGCTATTGGTGCCAACGCTGTCGCATCAGTTGAAACAGGTCTGCATCTTATTTTGGGCGATTTCAACACTACAGCCGGCACCTTGCATTTGCTGTCTAAATCTGCCACACATAGTGCCTACTTAGACAACTTCACCCCAGGTTTTGCCGGTACTTTGACAGGTAATATCTATATGGATCGCTTTATGCCGATACGTGGCTTTAACCAACACTATATGAGTTCGCCGGTGAATGCTCCTACCTTAAAACAATTAGGCGCGAGCGGCCCGGATGGAATATTTGTTCAGCCGGATGCTTACTGCGATGAAACAAAGAGTGCTTACCATTCTCCTTATGGAACGGTGTTCTCTTATGATGATACGTACATGGGTGCAGGACAGTGCAAATTGGGCAACTGGCAAATCAAAAGTCAGGGCACGATGGACAACGGTCGCGGCTATTCATCCTACCAGCAGGGAGATACAGTTAGAAGCCTAATCGGCGTTCCGAATACAGGCGATTTGGCTGTAAGCGGCTTAAATAACAAGGGCACTGTTTCAGTACCTACGCTTCAATCCATCATGAACCCTATTGAGTCAGGATGGAATCTGGTGGGCAACCCTTATCCTTCGGCTATTGATTTAACAACGCCTCGTGCCGGATTCTCTGATCAGGTGCAGGTATGGATGACCTCCGGTATTTACTCCGGAAGCTGGCAGCAGTACCGGATAGGTATTGATCCACATATCTATATAGCTCCTTTCCAAGCCTTTATGGTTTTGAATACTTCTGCAGGCAATAACGGCAGCTTTGATTTCTTCCAGTCAGAGCGGGTTAGAACAAATGCTGGTATTCAGTTCTTCCGCACAAGTATCGAAAACAGTTTGGTACTGGAAGTTGATTACAATGGTGTGAAGGATATTACAACGGTAGAGTTTAATCCAGAGGCAACGGAAGGTTTTGATGCTCGGTTTGATGCGAGCAAGCCAGGCGGACAGTCGGGCAGACCAACCTTGTTCACACACATGAACGCCAATCGTGGCTATGCCATCAATTCTCTTCCATCTCTTCATCAGGCTACTACAGTGCCGATGGGCTTGAGACCGGAAGCAAATGGTATGATGAAGATTGCTGCCTTGGGTATTCAGTCCTTTGATCCGACTTCTTACATCTTCTTAGAAGACAAGCAAACCGGTGTATGGCACAATATGAGAGACGGCGACTATACTTTCGCTACCAAGACTACCGATAATCAAGATCGCTTTGTGCTACACTTCACTCCTCCTGCTCAAATCTTGGTGAGCGATGCGACTTGTAGCGGTAGCGGCATGATTCAAATCGAGCAGCCGGGAAGTTCCAACTGGAACTACAGCCTGTCTGATGTGAATGGCACGGTGGTTTCTGCCGGAACGCTGAACGCTTCTTCACCCGTCAATATGGCCGCCAATGCAGGTGTCTATTCACTGACCTTGCGCGATAACAACGGTTACACAGTGATGAAGAATATACAGGTGAGCGGAGAACAATCTATTGTAGCCGCTTTCGCTGCCAGCAACTATATCGCTAAGACACAAGAGGACATCTCTTTCACTTCTCACAATGCAGATGCGGTGACGGTAGAATGGAACTTTGGTGATGGTACTACTGCAAACACCACAGGTGCTACTCACCGCTATACCAGCGAGGGCGTTTATACTGTTTCTCTAACCGTGATTAACGAAGCGGGTTGTAAATCGGTAACTACTCAAACGGTGACGATTACTTCGAGAGAAGCTACGGGCCTAACTACTATTCAAAGCAACAAACTTCCTATCTGGAGTGCTGACAACCGGGTGTTTATTGACTTCGGTGGTCAAACCAAGGTGGAAGCAGAGATTGAACTTTACAACATCATCGGTCAACTAATCAGCAGTAAGAAGTTTGGCCGCTCTACTATCTATTCTAAGGAGATTCCAAACTTGGAAGCTGCTTATATGATTGTAAAAGTGAAGAACGACGGTATCACTACTACGAAAAGAGTGTTTATCGGAAATGTGAAATAA
- a CDS encoding Hsp20/alpha crystallin family protein, translating into MTKIALRSNGGRVAVPGFSNLIENLFQNDFPTFLNNEWMRNSLTSVNIKDVKDAYHIEVAAPGFAKDSFNVKIEDSVLTISAEAKEDKLEEGEKFTRKEFVHSSFVRSFTLPKTIVADKIAANYENGILKVSLPKMEEAKSKGTIDVKIS; encoded by the coding sequence ATGACAAAGATTGCATTAAGATCGAACGGTGGCAGGGTGGCAGTTCCGGGATTCTCCAACCTCATCGAAAATTTATTTCAAAACGATTTCCCAACATTTTTAAACAACGAGTGGATGAGAAATTCGCTGACTTCGGTCAATATTAAAGACGTGAAGGATGCCTATCATATCGAGGTGGCGGCTCCGGGCTTTGCCAAGGACAGCTTCAACGTGAAGATAGAGGACAGTGTCCTGACTATTTCTGCCGAGGCGAAAGAAGATAAGTTGGAAGAAGGAGAAAAGTTTACAAGAAAGGAGTTTGTTCATTCTTCGTTCGTCCGCAGTTTTACTTTGCCTAAAACTATTGTGGCCGATAAAATTGCAGCTAACTATGAAAATGGGATCCTGAAAGTTTCGCTTCCCAAAATGGAAGAAGCTAAATCGAAAGGGACTATTGATGTGAAAATCTCCTGA
- the pdxA gene encoding 4-hydroxythreonine-4-phosphate dehydrogenase PdxA, whose protein sequence is MEQHRYKIGISLGDYNGVGPEVIIKTLEDERIYKFCTVVVYGQKSIISHYAKHFKIPNFNIQEVKDVENLNPKLPNIINCWSEAVEIIPGQLTSEGGSRALICLNAGIKDLTEKKIDVLVTGPVNKSSISQHQPEFKGQTEYISQAAGNENSMMLLVDAGLRVGLVTNHISLKEVTAKLDVNLIFNKLEILNQTLKQDFLIHKPRIAVLGLNPHAGDNSLLGKEEKDIIAPAVNRAKEKGMYVMGPYSADGFFGAHHYRQFDAVLAMYHDQGLVPFKTLSFGSGVNYTAGLNIVRTSPDHGTGFDIAGKNLASPDSLRNAIFTGLDIVKNRKIYAEMTANPVERVRVESE, encoded by the coding sequence ATGGAACAGCACAGATATAAAATAGGAATCTCCCTCGGTGATTATAATGGTGTTGGGCCGGAAGTAATTATTAAAACACTGGAGGACGAAAGAATTTACAAATTCTGTACCGTGGTGGTTTATGGGCAAAAGAGCATCATTTCCCATTACGCGAAGCATTTCAAAATTCCAAACTTTAATATCCAGGAAGTAAAGGATGTCGAGAACCTGAATCCTAAACTTCCAAATATTATCAACTGTTGGAGTGAAGCCGTAGAAATTATCCCCGGGCAGTTGACCTCTGAAGGAGGGTCTCGGGCGCTGATTTGTCTGAATGCAGGTATCAAAGATTTGACCGAAAAGAAAATTGATGTACTGGTGACCGGTCCGGTGAATAAAAGCTCGATTAGTCAGCATCAACCGGAATTTAAAGGACAGACGGAATATATTTCGCAGGCGGCGGGTAATGAAAACTCTATGATGTTGCTGGTGGATGCAGGGCTTCGGGTAGGGCTGGTGACGAATCATATTTCGCTGAAAGAGGTAACCGCTAAGTTGGATGTCAACCTGATTTTCAACAAACTTGAAATTCTTAATCAAACATTAAAGCAAGATTTTCTGATTCATAAACCACGGATTGCTGTGCTGGGTTTAAATCCTCATGCAGGCGACAATTCACTGTTGGGAAAAGAAGAAAAAGACATCATTGCCCCTGCGGTGAACCGGGCCAAGGAAAAAGGCATGTATGTAATGGGTCCTTATTCCGCCGATGGATTCTTCGGTGCCCACCACTATCGGCAGTTTGACGCCGTACTGGCTATGTATCACGATCAGGGATTGGTTCCCTTCAAAACACTTTCATTCGGAAGCGGCGTGAACTACACCGCCGGATTGAATATTGTCCGCACCTCTCCCGACCACGGAACTGGGTTCGACATTGCAGGAAAAAATTTGGCCTCCCCCGATTCGCTTCGCAATGCAATCTTCACTGGTCTTGATATTGTGAAGAACCGGAAAATCTATGCGGAGATGACTGCCAACCCGGTAGAGCGGGTGCGTGTAGAAAGCGAATAA
- the rsmA gene encoding 16S rRNA (adenine(1518)-N(6)/adenine(1519)-N(6))-dimethyltransferase RsmA has product MSHSYLKKSLGQHFLKDENILQKIATAIGDFKKYETVVEIGPGKGALTKLLLESKPDNFYVIELDDRWVDFLERAYPLLRGKIIHQDFMQADLSFLKNPSHIVGNFPYNISSQIVFRMIDYKEQVEAMTGMFQKEVALRIAAPPGSKDYGVISVLTQAYYDCSYLFDVLPECFDPPPKVMSGVIQIKRKANTQLACDEQLFKMVVKTAFNQRRKTMRNSLKGMVTDKSLFTDEVFNLRPEQLSVKQFVGLTNLIQSTT; this is encoded by the coding sequence ATGTCACATTCTTATCTCAAAAAATCATTAGGACAACATTTTCTAAAGGATGAAAATATCCTTCAGAAAATAGCAACAGCTATCGGTGATTTTAAGAAATACGAAACTGTGGTAGAGATAGGTCCGGGCAAAGGAGCACTGACAAAGCTCTTGCTGGAATCGAAACCGGATAATTTCTATGTCATTGAATTAGATGACCGATGGGTTGATTTTTTAGAGCGCGCTTATCCCCTACTCAGAGGGAAAATCATTCATCAGGATTTTATGCAGGCAGATTTGAGTTTCCTAAAAAACCCCTCGCATATCGTTGGCAACTTTCCATACAATATCTCATCGCAAATTGTATTCCGTATGATAGACTACAAAGAGCAGGTAGAGGCTATGACCGGGATGTTTCAAAAGGAGGTAGCGCTGCGCATTGCCGCGCCACCCGGCTCGAAGGATTATGGAGTAATCAGCGTGTTGACGCAGGCTTATTATGACTGCAGCTACCTCTTCGACGTTTTGCCCGAATGTTTTGATCCACCACCGAAGGTAATGAGTGGGGTCATTCAAATCAAACGAAAGGCAAACACCCAACTGGCTTGCGATGAACAGCTTTTTAAAATGGTGGTGAAGACAGCCTTCAATCAAAGAAGAAAAACAATGCGCAACAGCCTGAAAGGAATGGTGACTGATAAGAGCCTTTTTACTGATGAAGTTTTCAACCTGCGCCCAGAGCAATTATCTGTGAAACAATTTGTGGGATTGACCAACTTGATACAATCAACGACCTAA